The Haloarcula sp. CBA1127 genomic interval CCGCGGGCACGCGGATCGGTGTGTCCCCAGTTCCGGGGGAGAACTGGAACTGCCGGGCGACGACGTACACGACGTACTGCCCGTCCTCTTTGACGACACCGGGGTCGTCGAACTGGGTGTCAGTGTTACCGTTCTGTACCTCTTCTGCGCTGATCTGTCCACCCGTATCGTCGACCATCCCGACGCCAACGCCGACCGAGCCGTAGGCGATAGTCGCGATGAATCCGACGATGAGCAGTAGCGCTGCACCGAGCCAGACTTTTTCGAATCTATGAACCTGCATGATATCACCCGATTATTGAGACACGGCCGAGGAACTCGACGAAGTACATGAACACCCATAGCAGGGCGATGAGCACGAAGTAGAACGCGACTAGCGCCGCCGTTCCCTTCGGGTCGTACTCGTCGTGGCCAAGCTCGACAGCCGGTTCAGTTTCTGCAGCCTCTTCAACCGGCTCCGGGCCGGTCGCCCGCCGTAGCTCACCACCCTCACCCGTCTGTGGCGGCCGCCCGTTCTGGCGGCGTCGCATCGCGACCGCGAACAACAGTGGGGAAAAGAACGCCAGCAGGACCGAGCCCGAAAGGAGCCACTGCGGGCCGGACAGCTCGATACCGCTTCCCTCCTGGCCGCTTCCGCCGCCACTGCCGCCACCGCTGTCTCCAAGCGGGCCACCGACAACGACGGCGCCCTTCATGCCGAGCGACTCGTGAGGGACACAGACGTACTTATACACGCCCATCTCTTCGAAGGTATGGCTGTAGGTGGTCCCGGCTTCGCTGACGGCGCCGCCCGAGTCCAGCGGGCCATCGCCGTCAGAAACAACGTTGTGACCGCCGCCTTCACCGGTCCAGGTCCAGGTGACTTCAGTTCCGGGCGTCACCCGGACCGCCGGCGGATCGAAGGCGAACGCGCCGTTGTTGCCCTGTGCGCCGACCGATATCTCGACGCTATCCGCGTCGGTTCTGTCGACTGTCGTTCCGTCGTAGTTCGAGACGTCGTCGAACCAGCCGCCGTAATCCGGGTTTGCCGGCGGGCCTTGCTGCTGTTGGCCACTGCCGGAGTCACCGCCGCCGCTACCACCGGAGCGAACGACGACTGCGCCTTTCATCCCGAGCGCTTCGTGCGGGATGCAGACGTACTTGAACATTCCCTCCGATTCGAAGGTGTGGCTGTAGGTCGTTCCAGCTTCGCTAACTGCGCTTCCGGAGTCAAGCGGCCCGTCACCGTCCGAGACGACGTTGTGGCCGCCGCCTTCGCCGTTCCACTCCCAGACAACCTCTGTGCCCGGGTTAACCATCACTGCCGGCGGGTCGAAGGCGAACGCGCCGTTGTTGCCCTGCGCGCCGACGGTGATTGTAACGGTGTCCTGGCCTCGCTTGTCGGCGGTCCCGTCGTAGTTCGACACGTCGTCGAACCAGCCGCCGTAGTCTGGTTCCTCCTGTGCTGTCGCCGTGCCGGTCGCGGCCAGCGCCGCTGTCCCGGCCGCGGCACCGACGAACTGTCGCCGACTCAGCGCCATCGCCGCACCCCCACCGCGTCGTGCGAATCTGGCAGCTGACTGTTTATAGCTTCGTGCCGTACCATATCTGGGAAGATAGCAGATTACCTAAAAAAACCCATGATGGTGTTTTCAGCCGGCAGGAACGACCCGTTTCTTTTTATAATCCCTCTAACGTACGGCCAGATATGTCTGCGTCAAGTCCTCGGCTCGTGACGTTGCTGGCGCTGCTCGGGCTCGCGCCGGTCGCGTACTACATGCAGGGAACCGGACGCTCCATCGTGGCGCTCTCGCTAGTCAGCGTCGTCATCATCGCCGGCAGTCTGTTCTGGATGACAAAACCAACCGAGTCGAGCACCGTCTGATATGCAGTTCGGGACGGCGGGGCTGAGTTCCGGTGAGACGGCCGGCCTCGCGGCGTTCGTCGGGCTGGGACTCGTCGGCAGCGTCCACTGCCTCGGGATGTGCGGACCGTTAGTCACCACCTACGCCGACAGACTCGACGACGGCGGGCCGGTATCGGGCCACGAAATACGTCAACACGCGCTGTTCAACGCTGGACGGACGCTGAGCTACGCGCTTGTCGGGACCGTACTTGGCGCTGCTGGCAGTGTATTGTACGATGTGGCCGGCCTGGCACGTCTCGGAACTGCCGTCCGGGGAGTCGTCGGAGTTTTCGTCGGCCTCGCGATCATCACTGTCGGTATCGGGTATCTCTCCCGAGGTCGCGCCGTCGACGTGGCCCGGTCGCTGCCGGTGGTCGGGAACCTGTTCCAGCGACTCTCCGCGTCGCTCGTCGCTAGGGTCGACCGGTGGGTCGACGGTCCGGGGATGATCGCGCTGGGCGCGATGCACGGCCTGCTCCCCTGTCCATTGTTGTACCCGGCGTTCCTGTATGCGTTCGCGACCGGCTCCGCGTTCACCGGCGGGCTCTCGCTGGCCGCGCTCGGCCTCGGGACGTTTCCGCTGGTGTTCGCCTACGGGACCGCCTTCGGCACGCTGTCGCCGGGCCATCGCGCGACGTTGCACCGGGTGCTCGGTGTCGTTTTCATCGCGCTCGCGCTCGTCCCGCTGTCGAACGGGCTGGCGGCGTTCGGTATCGCCATCCCGAAACCACCCCTACCGATGCCCTGGACATGACCCACTGTACGCTCTGTGACCTGCCGGTCGATACGCCCGTCACTGACGACGGTGTCGAGGGGACGTTCTGCTGTCGCGGCTGTCTGGAAGTCGCGCGGACGCTTGACGACCCGGCGACGGAGGCCCGCGACGCCGCCGACACCGGCCCCGACCCGGACGACGCCGACGGCGAGACGGCGTTTCTCTCCGTCGACGGGATGCACTGTGCGACCTGCGAGACATTCCTCGAAGCGCGGGCCACAGACCACGACGGCGTCGCCGCCGCGGCCGCCAGCTACCCGACGGGGACGATGAAACTCACCTACGACGCCGACGCGCTCTCGGAGTCGGACCTCGCGGATGCGGTGGCCGGAACCGGCTACGACGCCAGCCTGCAGGCCACGGAGACCGACGATGAGTACGAACTGGAGGGGCGTCTCATCGTCGGCGGCTTCTTCGGGATGATGACAATGATGTGGTACATCCTCTTTCTCTACCCGGCCTATCTCGGCGTCGATTCGTCCCTGTTGCTGTTCGACCCCTCGGGGCAGGCGGGGGACTATCTGTTGTGGAACATGGCCGTGATGACCGGCGTCGTGGTCGGGTACACCGGATGGCCGTTGCTCCGTGGGGCGTACGTCAGCCTCCGCGCTGGTCGGCCGAACATGGACTTACTCGTCGCGATGGCTGCTGTGACAGCCTTCTTATACAGCGTCGTCGCCGTCATCTTGGGACATACAGAGGTGTACTTCGACGTGGCGACGGTCATCGTCATGGCCGTCTCAGTTGGCGATTACTACCAGGACCGGGTCCGGCGGCGTGCGCTGGACCGCCTCACGGAGTTCACGACACAGCGGGCCGATAGCGCCCGACGACGCACCGACGGTGGTCACGAGGAAGTCGATGTGGGGGCACTGTCGGCCGGCGACGAAGTCGTCATCCGCTCCGGCGAGCGAATCCCTGTTGACGGGACTGTACTTGAGGGGACCGCGGCCGTAGACGAGTCGCTCGTGACCGGCGAGTCGCTGGCCGTCAGAAAGACCGACGGCGACGAGGTCATCGGCGGGTCGCTGATCACGCAGGGCGGCGTCGTTGTGCGGATCGGGCCAGACGCCGAGAGCACCGTCGACCGGCTGACGAACCTCCTGTGGGAGGTCCAGAGCACGCGCGGCGGCGTTCAGCGGCTGGTCGACCGAATTGCCGCCGTCTTCGTTCCATTGGTGGTCGTTCTGGCTGTGTTCGCCACCATCGGGCACCTCGTCGCCGGAGCGACACCCACGGACGCGATGCTGACTGGGCTGGCGGTGCTCGTGGTTTCCTGTCCCTGTGCGCTGGGGCTAGCGACGCCGCTGGCGACTGCGGCCGGCATCCGTCGAGCGTTGGACGGCGGAACCGTCGTCACCGGCGACGCGGTGTTCGAGACGGCGACCGACGCGGACGTGGTCGCCTTCGACAAGACGGGCACACTGACGACCGGCGAGATGGAACTGCTGGAGCGGGCCGACGAGGGGGCGATGGCCCGGGCAGCTGCAGTCGAGCAGTTCGCGGAGCACCCTGTCGCTGAGGCTGTGACGGACGCCGTGCCGGTCCCCGACGCGGCCGTCTCCGGGTTCGAGCAGCACCCGGGGCAGGGCGTCAGTGCGACAGTTGACGGAGAACACGTCGCCGTCGGGACGCAAGCCCTGTTCGACGACCTCGGGTTTGACGTGCCCGCGGACCTCCGGGACCAGTGTGACCGCGCGACGGAGAACGGGCGTGTCCCGGCGCTCGTCGGGTGGGACGGCGAAGCGCGGGACGTGCTCGTTGCGGGCGATAGGCTCCGCTCTCACTGGGAGTCAGTTGTCTCGACGCTCGCTCGTGACCGCGACGTGGTTGTCATTACCGGCGACCGGCCCGAAGCCGCCACCCCGTTCGAGCGCCACGACGGCGTCGACGAGGTGTTCGCTGGGGTGCCGCCCGAGGCGAAAGCCGAAGTCGTCGAGCGACTACAGTCCCGCGGAACCGTCGCGATGGTCGGCGACGGGAGCAACGACGCCCCGGCGCTGGCTGCCGCCGACGTTGGTATCGCTATGGCGTCGGGCACGTCACTGGCCGCCGATGCGGCAGACGCGGTCGTAACGACGGACGACCTGCGAGCCGTCCCTGACGTGTTCTCGGTGACAGCCGCAACCCGGATGCGGGTCCGCCAGAACCTCGCGTGGGCGTTCTGTTACAACGCCGTCGCGCTCCCGCTCGCACTGCTTGGCGTCCTGAACCCGCTGTTTGCGGCCCTGGCGATGACGGCCAGTAGCCTGCTCGTCGTCGGGAACTCCACGCGGACGCTGGCGGGGACAGCCTCACACGGCGAGGCGAGTGCCGATGGACCGGCTCCGCCACAGCAACCAGCAGCGGCCGACTGACACCGGCTGTCGATTGCTGTCTTGCCAGCGACCGCCGAATATTTGTTATTTGGTACCATGTCTGAAACAGATTTAATATATCACCAGTTCTGGTCACATATACGTCGCTTTCACCGACGTGGTGACCCATGACCTACGCAATTCCCGTTCCCGCGCCAACGTCGTTCGCTCGCTGGCTGTACAGCGGGCGGTCGGCCATCGAACGTAGCCTTGACGCTACGGTCGAGTATGCATCCCTTATCGGGGAACGGGCCGCTGCGGACACCTGCTCGGTGAAGATTCCGTCCGTGGCACCATAGACTGGCTCGCCGCCGTGGGACCGGCGTCCCACTCACGGACGCCGCACTGCGGTGGGGATTCGATTTGGCTCACTGTCGAGCGGCGGGGCTCTGCCTACCGCTTGGCTGCTCCGCCTGATAGGCTACACCGCCCAGTGTAGTCTGTCGACGTGTCGCCACTCGCCCCTGAGCCTGTACCGTACCGTGTCGCTATCACGCTGTCCAGCCCTCGGGTTCCCCATCGTCCCGGTGTGGGAATCCCTTACCGGCCGCTCCGCGCCGGACGCACGTGCCCGTCACCCGCGCAGTCCCCGTCCGACGCGACTCGACTGGTGAGTGCCCTCTGGGCCCGGTTCGACTCCGGCCGTCGGCGTTATGTCGCTGCAGGCGACTCCCCCGACCGAGGTATCGGCCGACGTATCACTGCGCGTTCCGCGTGGCGGGTCCGAGACCCTCGAAGCCGGTGTCGCCGGCGTCCTCGCGGCCGTCGACGGCGTCGAAGACGTGGCCGTTGACCGTGTGACAAGCGTGCGTCCCACCTGGACCGACATCCG includes:
- a CDS encoding halocyanin domain-containing protein, with amino-acid sequence MALSRRQFVGAAAGTAALAATGTATAQEEPDYGGWFDDVSNYDGTADKRGQDTVTITVGAQGNNGAFAFDPPAVMVNPGTEVVWEWNGEGGGHNVVSDGDGPLDSGSAVSEAGTTYSHTFESEGMFKYVCIPHEALGMKGAVVVRSGGSGGGDSGSGQQQQGPPANPDYGGWFDDVSNYDGTTVDRTDADSVEISVGAQGNNGAFAFDPPAVRVTPGTEVTWTWTGEGGGHNVVSDGDGPLDSGGAVSEAGTTYSHTFEEMGVYKYVCVPHESLGMKGAVVVGGPLGDSGGGSGGGSGQEGSGIELSGPQWLLSGSVLLAFFSPLLFAVAMRRRQNGRPPQTGEGGELRRATGPEPVEEAAETEPAVELGHDEYDPKGTAALVAFYFVLIALLWVFMYFVEFLGRVSIIG
- a CDS encoding sulfite exporter TauE/SafE family protein, translating into MQFGTAGLSSGETAGLAAFVGLGLVGSVHCLGMCGPLVTTYADRLDDGGPVSGHEIRQHALFNAGRTLSYALVGTVLGAAGSVLYDVAGLARLGTAVRGVVGVFVGLAIITVGIGYLSRGRAVDVARSLPVVGNLFQRLSASLVARVDRWVDGPGMIALGAMHGLLPCPLLYPAFLYAFATGSAFTGGLSLAALGLGTFPLVFAYGTAFGTLSPGHRATLHRVLGVVFIALALVPLSNGLAAFGIAIPKPPLPMPWT
- a CDS encoding heavy metal translocating P-type ATPase → MTHCTLCDLPVDTPVTDDGVEGTFCCRGCLEVARTLDDPATEARDAADTGPDPDDADGETAFLSVDGMHCATCETFLEARATDHDGVAAAAASYPTGTMKLTYDADALSESDLADAVAGTGYDASLQATETDDEYELEGRLIVGGFFGMMTMMWYILFLYPAYLGVDSSLLLFDPSGQAGDYLLWNMAVMTGVVVGYTGWPLLRGAYVSLRAGRPNMDLLVAMAAVTAFLYSVVAVILGHTEVYFDVATVIVMAVSVGDYYQDRVRRRALDRLTEFTTQRADSARRRTDGGHEEVDVGALSAGDEVVIRSGERIPVDGTVLEGTAAVDESLVTGESLAVRKTDGDEVIGGSLITQGGVVVRIGPDAESTVDRLTNLLWEVQSTRGGVQRLVDRIAAVFVPLVVVLAVFATIGHLVAGATPTDAMLTGLAVLVVSCPCALGLATPLATAAGIRRALDGGTVVTGDAVFETATDADVVAFDKTGTLTTGEMELLERADEGAMARAAAVEQFAEHPVAEAVTDAVPVPDAAVSGFEQHPGQGVSATVDGEHVAVGTQALFDDLGFDVPADLRDQCDRATENGRVPALVGWDGEARDVLVAGDRLRSHWESVVSTLARDRDVVVITGDRPEAATPFERHDGVDEVFAGVPPEAKAEVVERLQSRGTVAMVGDGSNDAPALAAADVGIAMASGTSLAADAADAVVTTDDLRAVPDVFSVTAATRMRVRQNLAWAFCYNAVALPLALLGVLNPLFAALAMTASSLLVVGNSTRTLAGTASHGEASADGPAPPQQPAAAD